In Saprospiraceae bacterium, a genomic segment contains:
- a CDS encoding AAA family ATPase, whose translation MNVLNQYITFLKEYKKLLERGVKDVLNSTVSSNFIWIDEIEHFIESGICESTLIDIFSSKFKRQPLVFSLQKPYKPNIQIPNRFLEIIEFDEAKNKFESINGDEEELVSFQNSTEGKIEIEKLKKFKKNKETYSKLYRAYNDIKNDSNLEIVLSLGFIQYSKFNNNGNLSKTNQHLFHFPLSLDIDSNNVVKISFSDLENPYADFFFLNNTPIEKEVLSNIIDRFEERITELGYEYIFESEFKDLIAKSIQKISSNSEFENSVYKPESDHFREDYFKVLFSPAVNIKQRKPRFFEKLTDSIIKHNDENEIEAKLFNLLVRNPESSGSNSYTKPNYFKDELFETHKSKAKNLNGDDDFSVFFPLPFNKEQKQIYENYLKNRLTVVTGPPGTGKSHTIVNILCSLLAQGKRVLVTAQTDKALESLLDKIPETFDDLIFTKIQLETNQNRFSLEKSIGNISKILTDNFYLNVETKIEELDNLKAEYVKLKSEIIRALEKEYTQIRINDSFENLRAYQIVEKFESKESEEWNWIQDELSNEIISNFEIIKDEILKYKQLVGIEIRYNNVINIDISTILKNLEDFDFKHVLSIQEQYIKQSNYLGLNEYSKDKVLKIQLENITKVANEFSNSDIVLKNIKELENLEKQINNRFTQENITINKSFSNLTENGTKYLLDIETYLSFAENGKAGFFTKLTNSNFKQVSYLEQFTINGKKCNTKTEILQLKSAIENLIIISKNFTLLKQNGYSFSYDDNSNLNEKSLVLNEVLKKIETNKEVVSKIQFNADFINFSEHTQINLFDIDNLSKKAISFKDDIDKLGRINHQLIEKLEVLKNIDSIIEQSSLKIEFTKFLPVEKIEDVQDFELLKTKFLEIGKQLEVEQTFLNLKKSLRDLLPNTFDSLENIPIHYISKENFEFASANRFIKENEFIDLQKCKEELSFINKKIFQVKCDILFDLAKSNFKSKFKSNEIDAFINLLEEYKYNLSQSVRKIRNQTQYQVLTRKNSIDISKRLSCWVMKFNDVLNSKT comes from the coding sequence ATGAACGTACTCAACCAATACATAACCTTTCTAAAAGAATATAAAAAGCTACTCGAAAGAGGAGTAAAAGACGTTCTGAATTCAACTGTTTCTAGCAACTTTATTTGGATTGATGAAATAGAACACTTCATTGAATCAGGAATATGTGAATCAACTTTAATTGATATTTTTTCTTCAAAATTCAAAAGACAACCTCTAGTTTTCTCACTACAAAAACCGTATAAACCAAATATACAAATCCCTAATAGATTCTTAGAAATTATTGAATTTGACGAAGCTAAAAACAAGTTTGAAAGTATTAACGGAGACGAAGAAGAACTTGTCAGTTTTCAAAATTCGACAGAGGGAAAAATTGAAATAGAAAAATTAAAAAAGTTTAAGAAAAATAAAGAAACATACTCAAAACTTTACAGAGCTTACAATGATATTAAAAATGATTCAAATTTAGAAATTGTTTTAAGTCTTGGATTTATACAATATTCCAAATTTAATAACAATGGAAATTTATCAAAAACCAATCAACACTTATTTCATTTCCCTTTATCATTAGATATTGATTCAAATAATGTTGTAAAAATTTCATTTTCTGATTTAGAAAATCCTTATGCAGATTTTTTCTTTCTCAATAATACTCCAATTGAGAAAGAAGTATTATCAAATATCATTGATAGATTTGAAGAGAGAATTACTGAACTTGGTTATGAGTATATTTTTGAAAGCGAATTTAAAGATTTAATTGCAAAATCTATTCAGAAAATTTCGAGTAATTCAGAATTTGAAAATTCAGTTTACAAACCAGAAAGTGACCATTTCAGAGAAGATTATTTTAAAGTGTTGTTTTCTCCTGCAGTAAATATTAAACAAAGAAAACCACGTTTCTTCGAAAAATTAACGGATTCAATTATCAAACACAATGATGAAAATGAAATAGAAGCAAAACTATTTAATTTATTAGTTAGAAACCCTGAATCATCAGGAAGCAATTCTTATACAAAACCTAACTATTTTAAAGACGAACTATTTGAAACTCATAAATCCAAAGCTAAAAACTTAAATGGAGATGACGACTTTTCTGTGTTTTTTCCTCTTCCATTCAACAAAGAACAAAAACAAATTTATGAAAATTATCTTAAAAACAGATTAACAGTTGTAACTGGACCACCTGGAACAGGAAAATCTCATACAATTGTAAACATACTTTGTTCTTTGTTAGCACAAGGAAAAAGAGTACTTGTTACTGCTCAAACGGATAAGGCTTTAGAATCTTTACTTGATAAAATCCCTGAAACTTTTGATGATTTGATATTCACAAAAATTCAATTGGAAACCAATCAAAATCGGTTTTCTTTAGAAAAAAGTATTGGCAATATTTCAAAAATTCTGACTGACAACTTTTATCTAAATGTTGAAACAAAAATTGAAGAGTTAGATAATTTAAAAGCTGAATATGTAAAATTAAAATCCGAAATTATTAGAGCCCTTGAAAAAGAATATACTCAAATCAGAATTAATGATTCTTTTGAGAATTTGAGAGCCTATCAAATTGTTGAAAAATTTGAATCAAAAGAATCCGAAGAATGGAATTGGATTCAAGATGAGTTATCCAATGAAATTATATCCAATTTTGAAATTATAAAAGATGAGATTTTAAAATACAAACAATTAGTTGGAATAGAAATCCGATACAATAATGTTATCAATATTGACATTTCAACAATATTGAAGAATTTAGAAGATTTTGATTTTAAACACGTCCTATCTATTCAAGAGCAATACATCAAGCAATCAAATTATTTGGGATTAAATGAGTATTCCAAAGATAAGGTGTTAAAAATTCAATTAGAAAACATTACAAAAGTTGCAAATGAATTTTCCAACTCGGATATTGTTCTCAAAAACATTAAAGAATTAGAGAATCTAGAGAAACAAATAAACAATAGGTTTACTCAAGAAAATATCACAATAAACAAATCGTTCAGCAATCTTACTGAAAATGGAACAAAATATCTTTTAGACATTGAAACTTACCTATCATTTGCTGAAAATGGTAAAGCAGGATTTTTCACAAAACTTACCAATTCCAATTTTAAGCAAGTTTCATATTTAGAGCAATTTACTATAAACGGCAAAAAGTGTAATACTAAAACCGAAATATTGCAATTGAAATCGGCAATTGAAAACCTCATTATCATCAGCAAAAATTTCACGTTGTTGAAACAAAATGGTTACTCATTTTCTTATGACGACAACTCCAATCTGAATGAAAAGAGCTTGGTTTTAAATGAAGTTTTAAAGAAGATTGAAACAAACAAGGAAGTTGTTTCCAAAATTCAATTCAATGCGGACTTTATCAATTTTTCAGAACACACACAAATCAATTTGTTTGATATAGATAATTTATCAAAAAAAGCAATTTCATTTAAAGACGACATTGACAAATTAGGAAGAATAAATCATCAATTAATTGAGAAACTTGAAGTATTAAAAAACATTGATTCAATAATTGAACAATCTTCATTAAAAATTGAATTCACAAAATTTTTACCTGTTGAAAAAATTGAAGATGTACAAGATTTTGAACTTTTAAAAACTAAATTTTTAGAAATAGGCAAGCAACTTGAGGTAGAGCAAACCTTTCTCAACCTAAAAAAATCTTTGAGAGATTTGCTTCCGAATACTTTTGATTCACTTGAAAACATTCCTATTCATTATATTTCAAAAGAAAATTTTGAATTTGCTTCTGCTAATAGATTTATTAAAGAAAACGAATTTATTGATTTACAAAAATGCAAAGAAGAGCTATCATTTATCAACAAAAAAATATTCCAAGTTAAATGTGATATTTTGTTTGATCTAGCAAAGTCAAACTTTAAAAGCAAATTTAAAAGTAATGAAATTGATGCTTTTATAAATTTACTTGAAGAATATAAATACAATTTATCTCAAAGTGTTAGAAAAATTCGGAATCAAACACAATATCAAGTTCTAACACGAAAAAATAGCATTGATATAAGTAAGCGTTTATCTTGCTGGGTTATGAAATTCAATGATGTTTTGAATTCGAAGACTTGA
- a CDS encoding WG repeat-containing protein, which translates to MADNGWRCSMYSQSVTCNLYKKIIMPKYIQIILVALTGFFSIITSLLFSQDYSGDSSNIKKETSCLFLVVKNYKMGFIDKSGKVIITPQFDEASSFNEGLAKIKLGNKYGYIDKSGNIVIMPQFDDADYFNEGLAKIKLGNKYGYIDKSCKIVITPQFDDASSFNDGLAQIKLSNKFGYIDKSGKIVITPQFDDASSFNDGLAQIKLSNKFGYIDKSGKIVITPQFDDASSFNDGLAKIKLGNKYGYIDKSGKIVITTKFDAAGNFNERLSQIKLGIEYGYIDKSGKIVITPQFDAAYSFNEGLAVVLVGKKWGYIDTIGKMIIKPQFDAALSFTDGLAPVQMNKKWCMIDKMGRYVWNPSN; encoded by the coding sequence TTGGCTGATAATGGTTGGCGGTGCAGCATGTATAGCCAATCCGTTACATGCAATTTATATAAAAAAATAATTATGCCAAAATACATTCAGATAATCTTGGTAGCATTAACCGGATTCTTTTCAATCATTACTTCATTACTTTTTAGTCAGGATTACAGTGGCGATAGTTCAAATATAAAAAAAGAAACGAGTTGTCTTTTTCTTGTAGTAAAAAACTATAAAATGGGTTTTATTGACAAGTCCGGTAAAGTTATTATAACGCCGCAATTTGATGAAGCTTCAAGTTTTAATGAAGGATTAGCAAAGATAAAGTTAGGCAATAAATATGGCTATATTGACAAGTCCGGCAACATTGTCATAATGCCCCAATTTGATGACGCTGACTATTTTAATGAAGGATTAGCAAAAATAAAGTTAGGCAATAAATATGGCTATATTGACAAATCCTGTAAAATAGTCATAACGCCCCAATTTGATGACGCTTCTAGTTTTAATGATGGATTAGCCCAAATAAAGTTAAGCAATAAATTTGGCTATATTGACAAGTCCGGTAAAATAGTCATAACGCCCCAATTTGATGACGCTTCTAGTTTTAATGATGGATTAGCCCAAATAAAGTTAAGCAATAAATTTGGCTATATTGACAAGTCCGGTAAAATAGTCATAACGCCCCAATTTGATGACGCTTCTAGTTTTAATGATGGATTAGCAAAAATAAAGTTAGGCAATAAATATGGCTATATCGACAAGTCCGGTAAAATAGTCATAACAACAAAATTTGATGCTGCTGGTAATTTTAATGAAAGACTAAGTCAGATAAAGTTAGGCATTGAATATGGTTATATTGACAAGTCAGGCAAAATTGTCATAACGCCCCAATTTGATGCAGCCTATAGTTTTAATGAAGGATTAGCAGTTGTGCTTGTAGGTAAAAAATGGGGTTATATTGACACTATAGGAAAAATGATAATAAAGCCACAGTTTGATGCTGCATTATCATTTACTGACGGGCTTGCTCCTGTACAAATGAATAAAAAATGGTGTATGATTGACAAAATGGGAAGATATGTATGGAATCCTTCAAATTAG
- a CDS encoding WG repeat-containing protein has product MKKIIIPQFLRKSLILLIGLFAISSLFLFNCKDPSDKVKGLNSSDEVKGSKKLTSCLFPIRQNNKSGFINDSGKIVLNPEFDGVGSFSEELAYVAVDGKYGFIDKQGAITINLQYDLVSEFKEGMARAAIGNKSGFIDKTGKIIIEFSKFNYGSDFNEGIAI; this is encoded by the coding sequence ATGAAAAAAATTATTATTCCGCAATTTCTTCGTAAATCCTTGATTCTATTAATAGGACTCTTCGCGATCAGTTCTTTATTCCTTTTTAACTGTAAAGATCCCAGTGACAAAGTGAAAGGTTTAAATTCCAGTGACGAAGTGAAAGGTTCAAAAAAGCTAACCAGTTGCTTATTTCCAATTAGACAAAACAATAAATCTGGTTTTATAAATGACTCAGGTAAAATTGTTTTAAATCCAGAATTTGATGGTGTTGGAAGTTTTTCTGAAGAGTTAGCTTATGTAGCTGTTGATGGCAAATATGGTTTTATCGATAAACAAGGTGCAATCACAATAAATTTGCAGTATGATTTAGTTTCTGAATTTAAAGAAGGAATGGCCCGAGCAGCCATCGGCAATAAATCTGGTTTTATTGATAAAACAGGAAAAATTATAATTGAGTTTTCGAAATTTAATTATGGAAGTGATTTTAATGAAGGAATTGCAATTTAG
- a CDS encoding WG repeat-containing protein, producing MAIKLALLIKRGKMVIEPKFDGAGPFIDGMASVLVGKKWGYIDRSGKIVISPQFDDSGSFKDGLAPVCIDKKWGYIDRSGKIVINLQFEKVNSFLKRWLL from the coding sequence TTGGCAATAAAGCTGGCTTTATTGATAAAACGGGGAAAAATGGTAATTGAACCTAAGTTTGATGGTGCAGGTCCTTTTATTGATGGTATGGCTAGTGTGCTTGTAGGCAAAAAGTGGGGTTATATTGACAGGTCAGGAAAGATTGTAATCAGCCCACAGTTTGATGATTCGGGTTCATTTAAAGATGGACTGGCTCCTGTATGTATAGATAAAAAATGGGGTTATATTGACAGGTCAGGAAAGATTGTAATCAACCTACAGTTTGAAAAAGTTAATTCATTTTTGAAGAGATGGCTTCTGTAA
- a CDS encoding WG repeat-containing protein, with product MKILPKFDGTGVFSDGLISVTVNDKVGFIDKSGIMVISPQFENALDFKCGVAGVIVDSKLGYIDKSGTYIWMPQN from the coding sequence ATGAAAATCCTTCCAAAGTTTGATGGAACAGGAGTTTTTTCTGACGGCCTGATAAGTGTAACAGTAAATGATAAAGTCGGTTTTATTGACAAGTCTGGAATTATGGTAATTAGTCCGCAGTTCGAAAACGCACTTGATTTCAAATGTGGGGTGGCTGGAGTAATTGTAGATAGTAAACTTGGATATATTGACAAAAGTGGTACTTATATATGGATGCCACAGAATTAA
- a CDS encoding ATP-binding protein, whose translation MKLITEQDILELITNQIEESIHLDFKRGDGLSNNKECKRELAKDVSSFANSDGGTIIYGIEEINHVASKIVTVDGNTITKEWLEQVINTNINRRISEIVIDPIRIQGNITKSIYVVNIPRSLDAPHMTTDKRYYKRFNFESVQMEEYEIRDLYNRANFVNLEISEIIIESGGENWSPTPNYPGESPSRLQNLEFYLGFQIENVREVLNQMGL comes from the coding sequence ATGAAGCTTATTACAGAACAAGATATTTTAGAATTAATTACAAATCAAATAGAAGAATCAATTCATCTTGATTTTAAAAGAGGGGATGGGTTAAGCAATAATAAGGAATGCAAAAGAGAATTAGCTAAAGATGTTTCATCATTTGCAAACTCAGATGGTGGAACAATTATCTATGGAATTGAAGAAATAAATCACGTAGCTTCAAAGATTGTTACAGTAGATGGAAATACTATTACGAAAGAATGGTTAGAACAAGTAATTAATACAAATATCAATAGAAGAATATCTGAAATTGTAATTGACCCTATTAGAATACAAGGAAATATCACCAAATCTATATATGTTGTTAATATTCCGAGAAGTCTAGATGCCCCTCACATGACTACAGATAAAAGATATTATAAGCGATTCAATTTCGAATCTGTTCAAATGGAAGAATATGAAATAAGAGATTTATATAATCGAGCAAATTTTGTAAATCTAGAAATATCAGAAATTATAATTGAATCAGGAGGTGAAAATTGGTCACCAACTCCTAATTATCCAGGTGAGAGTCCTTCAAGATTACAAAATCTTGAATTTTATTTAGGATTTCAAATTGAAAATGTTAGGGAAGTATTGAATCAAATGGGACTCTAA
- a CDS encoding transposase, producing MKKSQQLSYVFDHKAGDKIMIDFAGKKLHLVDPDSGELIPVEVFVGILPCSGYTFAIAIPSQTTPDFLYALESALHYFGGVPQAIVTDNLKPAVNRASKYDPELNKSMADFAEHYDAAVLPTRARKPKIKP from the coding sequence ATGAAAAAAAGTCAGCAACTCAGTTATGTGTTTGATCATAAAGCCGGGGATAAAATCATGATTGATTTTGCAGGTAAAAAATTGCACTTAGTGGATCCCGATTCTGGTGAACTTATTCCAGTTGAAGTATTTGTTGGTATTTTGCCCTGTAGTGGATACACATTTGCAATCGCTATTCCAAGTCAAACCACACCTGATTTTTTATACGCATTAGAATCAGCTCTACATTATTTTGGGGGCGTTCCACAGGCGATCGTTACTGACAACCTAAAGCCTGCTGTAAACCGTGCCAGCAAGTACGATCCTGAGTTGAATAAAAGTATGGCAGATTTTGCGGAGCATTATGATGCCGCAGTATTACCTACACGCGCACGCAAACCAAAGATAAAGCCTTAG
- a CDS encoding T9SS type A sorting domain-containing protein: protein MKVRNDSIMVGYPDSVPWLNYWGKLHSDSTIEILFIQPFMTGGHRIYNWGKLVKSYVATEDLENTEVFNIWPNPSTDYLNLSDVDKMKSISIFNTQGIKLLFFQQVTNQKIDISILPEGLYWIQIFSDGKILTKQFFKTNIK, encoded by the coding sequence ATGAAAGTTAGAAATGATAGTATAATGGTGGGATATCCAGATTCAGTTCCATGGTTAAATTATTGGGGTAAATTACATTCTGATAGTACCATAGAAATTTTATTTATACAACCATTCATGACAGGAGGACATAGGATTTATAATTGGGGAAAGTTGGTTAAGTCTTATGTAGCTACTGAAGATTTAGAGAATACTGAAGTTTTTAATATTTGGCCTAATCCGAGCACTGATTATTTGAACTTGAGTGATGTTGATAAGATGAAATCTATTTCAATATTTAATACACAAGGAATAAAGCTATTATTTTTTCAGCAAGTTACAAATCAGAAGATTGATATTTCTATTCTACCTGAAGGGCTATATTGGATTCAAATCTTCTCTGATGGAAAAATTTTAACAAAACAGTTCTTTAAAACTAACATAAAATAA
- a CDS encoding outer membrane beta-barrel protein — protein MKICTLCMIIILVDLVNCAYGQSIIGITGGYNRSTYFDRSTTLPTHYGAQYNSQPTFCFSVFLKPRNKKYFTVGSQISFINKVLNLKASYGGLGFQTIRDDHIHANYLYFSLLPELSLGKKFAFNLNFGPSIGTLINSRRRGISYETFHGNRIYWPSESSANNDFNTLDLRIYLNIGIEIPLRDKFKLVVNNSYSRGIINSADGGLGNYGCFINTNDVSLNIGLIYKLEKFAFSLLPKTGKKFNNQKD, from the coding sequence ATGAAAATATGCACTCTATGTATGATTATTATACTTGTTGATTTAGTAAATTGTGCATATGGACAATCTATAATAGGCATAACCGGAGGCTATAATAGATCAACTTATTTCGATAGATCAACAACATTGCCAACGCACTATGGGGCTCAATATAATTCTCAACCTACTTTTTGTTTCTCTGTATTCCTTAAGCCAAGAAATAAAAAGTATTTTACGGTGGGTTCACAAATTTCCTTTATTAATAAAGTTTTGAATTTAAAAGCAAGTTATGGTGGACTTGGATTTCAAACAATACGTGATGACCATATTCATGCTAATTATTTATACTTTTCATTATTACCAGAACTCTCATTAGGAAAGAAGTTTGCATTCAATCTAAATTTTGGGCCTTCTATTGGAACTTTAATAAATTCGCGAAGAAGGGGGATTTCATATGAAACTTTCCATGGTAATAGAATTTACTGGCCAAGTGAAAGTAGCGCAAATAATGATTTTAATACTCTTGATTTAAGAATATATCTAAACATTGGCATAGAAATTCCGCTCCGAGATAAATTTAAATTGGTTGTGAACAATTCATACAGTAGAGGAATAATAAATTCTGCTGATGGAGGACTTGGTAATTATGGCTGTTTTATCAACACAAATGACGTCTCATTAAATATAGGATTGATTTACAAACTAGAAAAGTTTGCATTTTCATTACTCCCGAAGACTGGTAAAAAATTTAACAATCAAAAGGATTGA
- a CDS encoding type II toxin-antitoxin system HicA family toxin: MKCSELYRILLKAGWYPISQKGSHVKLKHFLKTNVIVFPNHGSQEIGKGLEAKILKEAGINKKTK; this comes from the coding sequence TTGAAATGCTCAGAATTATACAGAATCTTACTTAAGGCTGGATGGTATCCAATTAGTCAGAAAGGATCGCATGTTAAACTTAAACATTTCTTAAAAACGAATGTAATAGTGTTTCCCAATCATGGAAGCCAGGAAATCGGCAAAGGGCTTGAAGCAAAGATTCTTAAAGAGGCAGGTATAAATAAAAAGACAAAATGA
- a CDS encoding type II toxin-antitoxin system HicB family antitoxin: MKKIEKVGIVIEKTRTGFSAYSEKLPIYTTGKNLAELIGNAYEATELYFEDKKNNSPKFVIRYTIDFKQFFQYYRVLNAKVIAEKIGMNPTLLSQYVQGKKNPSQQQTERIINAIHEIGIELSTINLVNA, from the coding sequence ATGAAGAAAATTGAAAAAGTAGGAATAGTTATTGAGAAAACAAGAACAGGATTCTCAGCTTATTCGGAAAAGTTACCTATTTATACAACAGGTAAGAACTTGGCTGAATTAATTGGAAATGCTTACGAAGCTACTGAATTATATTTTGAAGATAAAAAGAACAACTCACCTAAATTTGTCATTCGATATACAATCGACTTTAAGCAATTTTTTCAATATTACCGAGTTTTAAATGCTAAAGTTATAGCTGAAAAAATCGGTATGAATCCGACATTGCTTTCTCAGTACGTACAAGGGAAAAAGAATCCGTCGCAGCAACAAACTGAGAGAATAATTAATGCAATACATGAAATTGGAATTGAACTATCCACAATAAACTTAGTAAATGCATAA
- a CDS encoding type II toxin-antitoxin system RelE/ParE family toxin — MLKKKVIWTETSISELDSILQFYIQRNGSVEFSSWLLDELEKRIEVISIYPNIGRETDLSLFRLLPFNNYGIIYKETEEAIFIESIWDFRQNPIKRVDKK; from the coding sequence ATGCTTAAAAAGAAAGTAATCTGGACCGAGACTTCAATCTCAGAACTTGATAGCATCCTTCAGTTTTATATCCAACGAAATGGAAGTGTTGAATTCTCTTCTTGGTTGCTTGATGAATTGGAAAAAAGAATTGAAGTAATTTCAATTTATCCAAATATTGGAAGGGAAACCGATTTATCATTATTTAGGCTGCTTCCATTTAATAATTATGGAATAATTTATAAAGAAACCGAAGAAGCAATATTCATAGAATCAATATGGGACTTTCGCCAAAATCCAATTAAGCGTGTTGATAAAAAGTGA
- a CDS encoding DUF1211 domain-containing protein: MARKINPSLPFSRLEFFMDGVFAISITLLVIEIKVPGYESLQKAGGLGNYLLSIWPHYLSYVISFFIIGVWWSSMNHFHLMVKKTNHTFNIINIFFLMTIAFIPFTTAIMGEYTTHTEFRQVAVTTYCIGYYLPSLAAVIMVLYAFGNHRLVDPSLSNKFMTRFRNKILIGNVMIISALIASFFFPIIAIIITAFTFIMFFIPPEEPEYEDNTPKTESHD, from the coding sequence ATGGCAAGGAAAATTAATCCTTCATTACCATTTTCCCGTTTGGAATTTTTCATGGATGGCGTTTTTGCTATTTCGATAACATTGCTCGTTATTGAAATAAAAGTTCCGGGATATGAGAGTCTACAAAAGGCTGGCGGACTAGGCAATTATTTATTGAGCATTTGGCCTCATTATCTATCATACGTAATAAGCTTTTTTATCATAGGTGTGTGGTGGAGCAGCATGAATCATTTTCATTTGATGGTAAAAAAAACAAACCACACGTTTAATATTATCAATATCTTTTTTTTAATGACTATCGCTTTTATACCGTTTACGACAGCAATTATGGGTGAGTATACAACTCATACCGAGTTTCGTCAGGTTGCTGTAACCACCTATTGCATTGGTTATTACCTGCCTTCATTGGCAGCCGTAATTATGGTACTTTATGCGTTTGGCAATCATCGCCTTGTAGACCCTTCGTTATCCAACAAATTCATGACTCGCTTCAGGAATAAAATTCTTATAGGGAACGTGATGATAATCAGCGCACTTATTGCGTCGTTTTTCTTTCCAATTATTGCTATCATAATAACTGCATTTACTTTTATTATGTTCTTTATTCCGCCAGAAGAACCAGAATACGAGGACAATACACCAAAGACAGAGAGTCATGACTGA
- a CDS encoding DUF1772 domain-containing protein: MTKRIFLWLNTIISTVYLTGHLFDFFVVMSNWRAGTVELLTSYRTFFIHADPGHFFRIVVPVSVVLSVISFFAYWKSDKQIKIMLSVHLVLTLGAFLFTMFYFLPINKYLFWNKEISLDPTLTMELVNKWVFGEHLRVVFGFVALIVSTMALHLSYTKLTHNNE; this comes from the coding sequence ATGACAAAAAGAATTTTTCTTTGGCTTAATACCATTATTTCTACAGTTTATTTGACAGGACACTTGTTTGACTTTTTTGTCGTGATGTCCAACTGGAGGGCTGGTACTGTGGAATTACTTACTAGTTATAGAACTTTTTTCATTCATGCAGACCCGGGGCATTTTTTTCGGATAGTTGTCCCAGTTTCTGTTGTGCTCTCGGTAATTAGCTTTTTTGCATATTGGAAATCCGACAAGCAGATTAAAATTATGCTAAGTGTTCACCTCGTCCTTACCTTGGGTGCATTTCTGTTCACCATGTTCTATTTTCTTCCAATCAACAAATACTTGTTCTGGAACAAGGAAATAAGTTTGGATCCAACTCTGACAATGGAATTAGTAAACAAGTGGGTGTTTGGTGAACACCTTCGAGTGGTGTTTGGTTTTGTTGCTTTAATAGTTTCAACGATGGCACTTCACTTATCTTATACCAAGTTGACTCATAACAATGAATAA
- a CDS encoding winged helix-turn-helix transcriptional regulator, with translation MRRDIFQAVADPTRRAILVLIALQAMTPNVIADNFKTTRQAISKHLRILTECELVKQEHRGREIYYSLEIDKMKEIDKWIEQFRKIWETRFNQLDHVLSTIQKNKK, from the coding sequence ATGCGTAGAGATATTTTTCAAGCAGTTGCAGACCCAACAAGAAGAGCCATATTGGTTTTAATTGCATTGCAGGCAATGACTCCTAACGTCATTGCTGATAACTTCAAAACAACTCGACAAGCAATATCTAAACATTTACGCATTTTAACGGAATGTGAACTTGTAAAGCAAGAGCACAGGGGTAGAGAAATTTATTACTCCCTTGAAATTGACAAAATGAAAGAAATTGATAAGTGGATCGAACAATTCAGGAAGATTTGGGAAACCCGATTTAATCAATTAGACCATGTATTATCAACAATTCAAAAAAATAAAAAATGA
- a CDS encoding SRPBCC domain-containing protein — MNHLQFDFKLDKTSKTVFIDREFNADLSLVWDAFTKQEILDQWWAPKPYLSKTINMDFKVGGSRFYAMVSPEGQEHYAIQKYTSITPKSNFKYLNAFADKDENPFLPGSNWDLNFSENNGLTKLSITIYNESLERMEQMLEMGFKEGFTATLNELDGLLSILNK, encoded by the coding sequence ATGAATCATTTACAATTTGACTTTAAGCTTGACAAGACAAGTAAAACGGTGTTTATAGACAGAGAATTTAATGCAGATCTTTCACTTGTATGGGACGCATTTACCAAACAAGAAATTCTTGACCAATGGTGGGCACCTAAACCATACTTGTCGAAAACCATAAATATGGATTTTAAAGTGGGTGGTAGCAGATTTTACGCAATGGTTAGTCCAGAAGGGCAAGAACATTATGCCATTCAAAAATATACTTCAATTACCCCAAAAAGCAATTTCAAATATTTGAATGCTTTTGCCGACAAAGATGAAAACCCATTTTTACCGGGTTCAAATTGGGATTTGAATTTCAGTGAAAACAATGGACTTACAAAACTTAGTATCACAATTTATAACGAATCACTGGAGCGTATGGAACAAATGTTAGAAATGGGCTTTAAAGAAGGGTTTACTGCGACCTTAAATGAATTAGATGGCTTATTATCAATTTTAAATAAATAA